A section of the Magnetococcales bacterium genome encodes:
- a CDS encoding nucleotidyltransferase domain-containing protein — protein sequence MPDQSIVEAVRTFFPRVQAIYRFGSCGTADERPDSDCDLALLLPPGDKTRLAVHPLAEQLAALLGREVDLVNLRQVDTVFQKEILAAERRIDAGDVQAADSFEMLVLSYYQRLNRERREILADFRASGRVYES from the coding sequence ATTCCCGACCAATCCATCGTCGAGGCCGTGCGCACCTTTTTCCCCCGGGTGCAGGCCATCTACCGTTTCGGCTCCTGCGGCACCGCCGACGAGCGTCCCGACAGCGATTGCGACCTCGCCCTGCTGCTGCCTCCCGGCGACAAGACCAGGCTTGCGGTGCATCCCCTTGCGGAGCAACTGGCCGCTTTGCTGGGGCGGGAGGTCGATCTGGTCAATCTTCGGCAGGTGGATACCGTCTTTCAGAAGGAGATCCTCGCCGCCGAACGGCGTATCGATGCCGGGGATGTCCAGGCCGCCGACAGCTTCGAAATGCTGGTGCTTTCCTATTATCAACGCCTGAACCGGGAGCGGCGGGAGATTCTGGCCGATTTTCGCGCCAGCGGGAGGGTGTACGAGTCGTGA
- a CDS encoding DUF86 domain-containing protein, whose translation MSEILLNKVASIQRCLHQVRDYDARPSDVPFEADHFKQDAIAANVQRACEQCIDLANHVVRLRKLGWPKESRESFRLLADAGLIPQELAGRLGRMVGFRNLLVHQYQPLDIGLLREVIDHRLEDLMTFTEILVRQDVDESAIQ comes from the coding sequence GTGAGCGAGATTCTCCTCAACAAGGTGGCAAGTATACAGCGTTGTCTGCACCAGGTGCGGGATTACGACGCCCGGCCCTCGGATGTGCCCTTCGAGGCGGATCACTTCAAACAGGACGCCATCGCCGCCAATGTGCAACGCGCCTGTGAACAGTGCATCGATCTGGCCAACCATGTGGTGCGGCTGCGCAAGCTGGGATGGCCGAAGGAGAGTCGGGAGAGCTTTCGCCTGTTGGCCGACGCGGGGTTGATCCCCCAGGAGCTGGCCGGGCGTTTGGGGCGCATGGTGGGCTTTCGCAACCTGCTGGTACACCAATACCAGCCATTGGATATCGGGCTGCTGCGCGAGGTGATCGACCATCGGCTGGAGGATCTGATGACCTTTACGGAAATCCTGGTTCGGCAGGATGTGGATGAGTCAGCGATTCAGTAA